The DNA sequence CCTGTTCGGCGCAGGCCACGTTCCTGACCGGTGAGCCGCCCGCCGGGCACGGCGTGGTGGGCAACGGCTGGTACTTCCGGGACCTCGGCGAGGTGCTGCTCTGGCGGCAGCACCACGCGCTTGTCGGCGGCGAGAAGGTGTGGCAGGCGGCACGCCGGGTCGAGCCGGGCTACCGGGTCGCCAACGTCTGCTGGTGGTACGCCATGGGCGCGGACGTCGACTGGACGGTCACGCCACGCCCGGTCTACCACGCCGACGGGCGCAAGGAGCCGGACTGCTGGACCGACCCGCCGGAGCTGCACGACACGCTCACCGACGCGCTCGGCACGTTCCCGCTGTTCACCTACTGGGGGCCGGGGGCGGGACTGCCGTCGTCGGCGTGGATCAGCCGGGCCGCGCAGCGGATCCTGGCCGACCACGCCCCCGACCTGACGCTTGTCTACCTGCCGCACCTCGACTACGACCTGCAACGCTTCGGGCCGTCCGCGCCGCAGGCCGCCGCCGCGGCGGCGGAGCTGGACGCGGTGCTCGGGCCGCTGCTGGACGCGGCGCGGGAGCACGACGCCACGGTGGTGGCGCTCTCCGAGTACGGCATCACCGACGTCTCCCGCCCGGTGGACGTCAACCGGATGCTGCGCGCCGAGGGCCTGCTGCGCGTCTACACCCAGGCCGGGATGGAGTACCTGGACCCGTGGACGTCGCGGGCCTTCGCGGTGGCCGACCACCAGGTGGCGCACGTCTACGTGCGGGACCCGGCGGACGTGCCGGCGGTGGCGAAGCGCTGTGCCGCGCTGCCCGGCGTCGCCGAGGTGCTGGACGCGGCCGGGCAGGCCGGGTACGGCCTGGACCATCCCCGCGCCGGTGAGCTGGTGCTGGTGGCCGAGCCGGACGCCTGGTTCACCTACTACTACTGGCTGGACGACGCGCGGGCGCCCGACTTCGCCCGACTGGTGGAGATCCACCGCAAGCCGGGTTACGACCCGGCGGAGCTGTTCTTCGACCCGGCCGCGCCGGGGGCCGCGAAACGCCGGGCGGCGGTGGCGTTGGCCCGCAAGAAGCTCGGGATGCGGTACCTGATGAGCGTGGTCGGGCTGGACGCCGGGGCGCGGGCCGTGCGTGGCTCGCACGGCCGGCTGCCCGCCGACCCGGCGGACGGGCCGGTGCTGCTCTGCTCCGATCCGGCCGCGGCCCGCTCCCGGGTCGCGGCGACCGACGTCAAGGCGTTGCTGCTCCAGCTCGCCGGACTGGCCCGGGAGGCCCCGTGACCGTCACCGTCGACCGGACCGACCCGGCCCTGCTGCGGGGCCGCTTCGACGCCGCGCTCGCCGCGTTCCTGGACGCGCGGGGGCCGGGTCGGCCGGACGACGGTACGGGGGCCGTCCACACCGCGTTGCGCCGGTTCGTCCTGGCCGGCGGCAAGCGGCTGCGCCCACTGTTCTGCTACTGGGGCTGGCGGGGCTTCGGCGGCCCGGACGGTCAGCCGATCGTGGTCGCCGCGTCGGCGCTGGAGCTGTTCCACGCGTTCGCGCTGATCCACGACGACATCCTGGACCGCAGCGACCGGCGGCGCGGCCAGCCGACGCTGCACCGGC is a window from the Micromonospora sp. DSM 45708 genome containing:
- a CDS encoding alkaline phosphatase family protein, which gives rise to MSRRLVVLDVVGLTPRLLAHMPRLRAVAEAGFAAELGTVLPAVTCSAQATFLTGEPPAGHGVVGNGWYFRDLGEVLLWRQHHALVGGEKVWQAARRVEPGYRVANVCWWYAMGADVDWTVTPRPVYHADGRKEPDCWTDPPELHDTLTDALGTFPLFTYWGPGAGLPSSAWISRAAQRILADHAPDLTLVYLPHLDYDLQRFGPSAPQAAAAAAELDAVLGPLLDAAREHDATVVALSEYGITDVSRPVDVNRMLRAEGLLRVYTQAGMEYLDPWTSRAFAVADHQVAHVYVRDPADVPAVAKRCAALPGVAEVLDAAGQAGYGLDHPRAGELVLVAEPDAWFTYYYWLDDARAPDFARLVEIHRKPGYDPAELFFDPAAPGAAKRRAAVALARKKLGMRYLMSVVGLDAGARAVRGSHGRLPADPADGPVLLCSDPAAARSRVAATDVKALLLQLAGLAREAP